The following DNA comes from Tepidisphaeraceae bacterium.
CTCGATCCCCGTCTCGGCGATGATCATCGGGCGCTTGTAGCGGTGCCACATCTCCACCAGCATCTCGGCCAGCGGCTTGTAGTACCGGCTGTCGCCACCGATGAACCGGCCGTCGTAGAAGGTCTGGTTGTTGCGGTAGTAGTTGACGCCGACGATGTCCAGGTACTCGCGCCGCCCGCCGAGTTCCGGTTCGACCTCACCAATGAGCATGTCGTACGCCTGGAACTGGGCCGTGCGGTACTGCTCGGCGGCGATCTGTTCGCGCTGGCGATTGCGCCGACCAATGACGTTGACGGCCGGATCGCAGTGCATGAGCCGCGCGCGCGGACAGACCGCTTTAATCGCCTCCATTGAAGCAATGGCCGCCCGAACAAGCTGCCGCTTCATTTCAGCGCCGCGGCCCTTGTCGTACGGGTTCAGGTAACCCGTGTCGGCACCGGCCCAGGACAGGAACGAGATCTCGTTCACCGGCGTGATGAAGACCGGCCGATCAGCCGGCGTGTGGTCGTCCAGCACCCGCGCGACGGCGGCGGTGTACCTGGCAAAGGCGTCGGGGAAACGCGAGCCGTAAATGTCGACGTGGTCGGGCCAGCCGTAGTGCATGAGGTCCCAGATGACCTCCATCTCCATTTGCTGCGCCGCGCGCACCATCGGCAGCAAACTGTCGAAGTCGTAGTGTCCGGCGGTGGATTCGACGAGGTGCCAGCGGACGGCGTCGCGGCAGGTGTGCATGCCCATCGACTGCAGGCGTGCGTAGTCCAACGCGGCAAAGCGATCGTGGCTGGTCGAGGCGATCAGGTCGAGCCGCACGCCCGACTTGTTGTAGTGGGTAGAGCATTCGAACCCACCCATCATGAACGACTGAAACAGCGGCCGCGGCATGGGATCGACCGCGTAGCGCGTCGGGCCGATCTCACTGGCGGGATCCCAGATGGGCTTCGGCACCGCGGTGAGCGCGCCGGTATCGGCGACCTTCGCCGCGCCGCTGCACCCGAGTACGGCCTGCCCGGCGACGGCGACACCCAAGAGGCCCACACGCCGCAGGAACTCGCGGCGGTCGATCGGAGAAGTGGAATGATCGGCCATAATGAGTCCTTGTGTCATCGCTAATGGAACGCCCGACCCCCGACCACCCAAGAAGCGGCCGCGCATTGATTTGCTGAGCGGCGCCAAACGCCCTCACCAGCGCGCACCCTCACTGGATCGCTCTTGGTCATCGAGAGCCATTGAACTACGCGCTGCCACGGCGCCTGTTATGGGAAGCAATTCACGCCCCTACCCACCGCCCGAGCTACGCCGCCACCATAGCCTCTTGCAGGATCGGCAGTGCCGATTTGTTGTTGCTGATGACCACCGTCTCCCAGAGGTCAATGCTTTCCAGCTTGTAGCGGTAGTCGATCTCGACCCCAGTTCGGCGGATGAGGTCCTGCAGCGCCAGGTCGCTGCGCCAGCCGAGCTTGGTGCAGACGGGCGAGGCCCATTTTTCGAGCAGCGCGATAAAGCGGTTGGTCGACTGGAAGTGGTTGACGATCACGATCCGGCTCCCCGGCTTTGCGACCCGCTGGGCCTCGCGAACGAGCATGTAGGGGTTGGATACGACGCTGATCACGTGGCTGATGAAAACGTGGTCGAACGTGTCGTCGGCGAAGGGCAGGTGTAGCGCGTCGGCCTGGAAGACCGTGGCGTTGGTCATGTTTTGTTCGCGGATCTTCTTGCGCGCCTCGCGCAGCATGCCGCTGGAGAGGTCAACCCCGATGATCTGCCCATGCCGCGGGTAGAAACCGAGGCTGGCGCCGGTGCCGATGCCAAGGTCGAGGACGGCGTCGGTCTCGCTGATGTTCATGTGCTTGATGGCCCGCTCGATCCGCCGCTTGACGAGCCGGCCGAACGTGGCGTCGTAGAACATCGAGTGAACGTCGTAGATTTTCTTGGTGCTGGCTTCCTGCATGGCTGGCGGCTGTCCTTTGGTCCGATT
Coding sequences within:
- a CDS encoding methyltransferase domain-containing protein, giving the protein MQEASTKKIYDVHSMFYDATFGRLVKRRIERAIKHMNISETDAVLDLGIGTGASLGFYPRHGQIIGVDLSSGMLREARKKIREQNMTNATVFQADALHLPFADDTFDHVFISHVISVVSNPYMLVREAQRVAKPGSRIVIVNHFQSTNRFIALLEKWASPVCTKLGWRSDLALQDLIRRTGVEIDYRYKLESIDLWETVVISNNKSALPILQEAMVAA